gGGGGctatactgtagatactggagGGGATACTGGTAGATTACTGGAGGGTCATGGATACTGGGAGGGTtatactgtagatactggagGGTATACTGTAGATAGCTGGAGGGTATACTGTAGATAATGGAGGTATGGATACTGGGgggtatactgtagatactggGGGGTATATGGTAGATACTGGCAGGGGGTATGGTTACTGGAGGGGTATACTGTAGATACGTGGAGGGGCTATACATAGATACTGGAGGGTATACTGTTAGATACTGGAGGGGTATACTCTAGATACTGGAGGGGTATATGTAGATACTGGGAGGGGGTGATTACTGTAGATACTGGAGGGTTACTCTAGTACTGGAGTATACTCTAGATCTGGAGGGTATACTGTAGATATGGAGGGGTTATACGTGTAATACGGAGGGTATACTGTAGTACTGAGgggtatactgtagatactggaggggtatactgtagatactggaggggtatactgtagatactggagGGGTTATACTGTAGACACTGGAGGGGTATACTGTAGGATATGGAGGGGTATGACTGTAGATTTGTACTGGAGGGGATTACTCTTAATACTGGAGGGTTATACTGTAGACACTGGAGGGGTATCACTGTAGATACTGGAGGGTATACTGTTAGATACTGGGAGGGGTtatactgtagatactggaggggatactgtagatactggggTATACTCTAGATACTGAGAGGGGATACTCTAGATACTGGAGGGGTATACTGTAAGGACACTGGAAGGTTAATTACTTAGATACTGGAGGGGTATACTGAGATACTTGGAGGGGATATACTGTAGATTACTGGGAGGGGTTATACTGGAAACTGGAGGGTATATTGATTCTACCTTATTTCACAAGGAAACACAGGGACTGGAGACCAATGTATgctttacagctgggccctgccaTATACATGTTTAGCAcgatacagtttaggtacaatgattaagaaactacacaagacaaaacaaaaccatCACAgataacaaaacacaaaaaatacagCAGCAGAATTAGTTCATTTACACAcaggttattcccctaacagGCAAATGAACGTTGCATTACCGCACGAAAACAGTTACACGGCAATACCTAAAACTAAAAATTCCTCCATAATATGTTTAAAATGGGCAACGAGGGACAAGAGTTCTCAGTTTAAGTTACCGTCTCGCGGGCTAGCTTCATAGGCAGGCGACGCCGTACAGGAAAAGGCCAGCCATACCCAGACTCTGTGGAAATAGCTATGGGCTGGGCATGTTGATTATCATGTTGAGTACGTCGTGGTTTTAAGGAGTTACTTATTTAATTCTAAGATATTGATGAGTCGTATGTTGTAAATGTAAGTAGAGGTAGCTgttattcagaagtgctttagTAGACGAATCGTTGAGAGAGCATGTTGCTTTATCTCGTCTCATCGAGACAGCTTCGTAGTCGAGCAAGGCCTCACATTTGATAGATATATACGATACACAGTGTGTGATTTTCGTTGATAGCTAGCACCGTTAAAGTCACTCAAGAATTGAAGCTTGAAATGACACGCCTCAGTCATCCCAGGCGATTTAAGTGTTTGACGCTGTAGCATGTAGATACATATCGCCTATTATtctataacagacataaaagGAGTATGGCTTGCAgaatttgtcttctatttgtagaggaCAAACATGTCTGTTTTCTATGAGGAAACCTAACTGGATTTTTTAGCCAGTTTTTTGCAAGCTTCGTCACATGCATttttaaaagacagtttatcATTCCAACAATATCCCTatgtatttatatgcagagacctgattAAATTCGAGACACATCTAAGCTCGTTAATGTTGCTaagtgtattttcaaccaactttttgaacctattaaaaatcataaatgtgtttttttgcatttaaAAAAGTTTCAGCTGTATAAAAAGACCCTTGTAATATCGTTAAAATCTGTCCCAATAGTGATATATGCCTGGGGCAGCCGTTGAATGCGCATAGTACATGTACAGATGACATCTGCAAATAAATGAAATTTGACTCACCTTTTCTGTATCTCATCACGCGGATATTCGTTTTTGTAGAGATGTGGACTAGAGTTACTGTAAGGTGGTGATGGATACTTGTATGCGGTTTAAGGTTAGGTTGGAAAGTAGGTCAGATTAGGGTTATATAAATGGGTTATAAATTTTGGAGGTATTGGGTCAAGATTAGGTATAGTATAAAGTGGTTTAAATTAAGGTTAGGTTGGAGGTTAGGTCCGAACTAGGGTTTAGTATAAAGGGTTAAAGTTAAGGGTTAGGTTGGAGGTAGGTCCGACTAGGGTTATATAAAGGTTGTTCTTACGTTGTTGAGCTCTCTCTGGTTGCCGTAGAGGGGGTGATATTTGCGGTATTTGCCCTGTCTGTATTTGGAGCTGATGAATCGTCGGCGGTCTTCGCTGCAGCTGGTCGGACTCAGCGCCTCGCTGGGAGGGATGTTCGCCGCCCAGAACCTGTTCAGACGCTCGTTTCCAAGCAACAGGAACACCTGGGGGACAGGTGAGGGGGGAGGTTAGATAGGGACACcaaatctctgtctgtctgtgtgtctgttttagTATTcttgtgagtaccagaagtcTTGACAAGAATATTAAATCAACAAAAATGTTGAGAAGTGAGGACACTTGTAAAAatactattttaggcttaggggttaggttaagggtcagggttagaattaggggttaatgttttagggttagggaaaataggagtttgaatgggaatcaattgttggtccTCAAAAAGTcttcacaagtatagtaaaacatagctgtgcgtgtgtgtgtgtgtgtgtgtacctgtataaGCTCCTCTGTCCACACCCTCCTGTCCATCTTCAGACTGCGCACCTTAGAGATGCTGGGGCCCAATCCCCGATGCtctcctacaacacacacacacacacacgcaaaaaatACATAATTCTATGACTGCATTCTGTGTATAATAGAGAAACAGGTCCAACCAAAGGTCAGTGGATCTGAAAGTTCTAAAACTATCTGATGACAGTAAACACACTGACCTGCACAGCGTTTGCAGACCACCACACACAGGTTGATGGCAGCCCACTCAGGTTTGTCGGCGCCACAGTCGGCACAGCAACTGTTGCTAGGCTCCGCCCAGATTTGATTAGCCACCTCGCTATTGGACAGAGCTTCTCCAATCGCGTCACGCATCGCTTCTACCCACTGCTCCTTATGTTGTTCCGAATCCGCtagaaaactacacacacacacacacacagtcttgtacagctaaccttgtggagaCACATAATTCAgacacattattattatatttttaatttatttaacctttatttaacttggcaagtcagttaagaacaaattcatatttacaatgatggcctaggaaccatgggttaactgccttgttcaggagcagaacaacacatttttgccttgtcagctcggggatttgattactagcccaacgctctaaccactaggctacgtgccctaactcctaaccctaacccctaaccctaacccctagctcctaaacctaattgtaaccctagCTTCTAAACCTAATTCTatccctagctcctaaacctaattATAACCCTAGCTRctagctcctaaacctaattctaaccctagctcctaaacctaattctatccctagctcctaaacctaattctaaccctagctcctagctccaaaacctaattctaaccctagctccaaaacctaattctaaccctagctcctagctccAAAACCTAATTCTatccctagctcctaaacctaattctatcCCTAGCTCcaaaacctaattctaaccttaaccctagctccaaaacctaattctaaccttaaccctagctcNNNNNNNNNNNNNNNNNNNNNNNNNNNNNNNNNNNNNNNNNNNNNNNNNNNNNNNNNNNNNNNNNNNNNNNNNNNNNNNNNNNNNNNNNNNNNNNNNNNNNNNNNNNNNNNNNNNNNNNNNNNNNNNNNNNNNNNNNNNNNNNNNNNNNNNNNNNNNNNNNNNNNNNNNNNNNNNNNNNNNNNNNNNNNNNNNNNNNNNNNNNNNNNNNNNNNNNNNNNNNNNNNNNNNNNNNNNNNNNNNNNNNNNNNNNNNNNNNNNNNNNNNNNNNNNNNNNNNNNNNNNNNNNNNNNNNNNNNNNNNNNNNNNNNNNNNNNNNNNNNNNNNNNNNNNNNNNNNNNNNNNNNNNNNNNNNNNNNNNNNNNNNNNNNNNNNNNNNNNNNNNNNNNNNNNNNNNNNNNNNNNNNNNNNNNNNNNNNNNNNNNNNNNNNNNNNNNNNNNNNNNNNNNNNNNNNNNNNNNNNNNNNNNNNNNNNNNNNNNNNNNNNNNNNNNNNNNNNNNNNNNNNNNNNNNNNNNNNNNNNNNNNATCCGGTCAAGCTGAACACTCCCTCTCTAACCTTGCTGGTTGTgtttctgaatgtgtgtgtggtgtatgggtGTAAACCTGAAGATGCGGTAGGGTGTGGTCAGATCAAAGCTGCGGCGGTCAGTGTCTTTCACGTTTCCTACGTTCATGTCGATAGACGTGATACCGATGCCAAGGCGGTAGTCCtggaaacagaacacacacattacacagctGACATCACCCACTACAGCAACCAATAAGATCTGCTCTTGTTCATGATCAGAGCTGYgttcaaatatatgcatatttaactatttgttatttagtgtgtctttacacaggcagccttgctaaaatgttttttttttaaacagtttttgctttgtcagtatagGGTAtggtatgtagattgatgagggggaaaaacgatttaatcaattttagagtaaggctgtaacgtaacaaaatgtggacaaagtccaggggtcagaatactttgcgaatgcactgtatatacaaaattatatatataaatatatattgggAACTGGAAATAATGCAGACAATTAAATTGATGGAAACTACAATCTGCCATATTTAAACTGATCTACCCACAAAAACAATAGGTttgaaatcttcctagaagtgacacagggttgacgGAGAGACActtgaattttggcactttactTTAAGcctttattgaattctccatttGGTCTGTATTAAAGGGCACTTTATGTAACATAARAGGCTTTTAAAATTKTATtattggattattattattatatatacacaatttcTACTTCAAAATATCAAACGGacacaaaaggcactcatttaGTGGAACGAACCAAATAGCCAGAACTAAAAAATTATGCAAAARGTATTGACYGACATTATTTGAGTTAAAGCGAGAgaaatgttgcctattcacatctcatatgttgcctgattacaatattttatcttgatacgttaataaataAATGCTTTGTTAATTTTAGCATGTTTAACTGCCTACGTACCGTAGATCACAAGCCCATAATAGGTAAATAGGGCAAGCTGGCTGGCTTctagtactgttagctagccagatagaATTGGTAGCTAGCTACCCACGAAGAATTGACATCAATCTTGCATAATATtcattttaggtcatttttgcctgtttaactagctggctagctagattacTATGATTCACATTTACTCAttctagctgataattatgaagtaaaacatttgtcctggctggaagaaggttcagtgaatggggcggagcagcgtgaggtaatacagtagggggaggagcagcgtgaggtaatacagtagggggNNNNNNNNNNNNNNNNNNNNNNNNNNNNNNNNNNNNNNNNNNNNNNNNNNNNNNNNNNNNNNNNNNNNNNNNNNNNNNNNNNNNNNNNNNNNNNNNNNNNNNNNNNNNNNNNNNNNNNNNNNNNNNNNNNNNNNNNNNNNNNNNNNNNNNNNNNNNNNNNNNNNNNNNNNNNNNNNNNNNNNNNNNNNNNNNNNNNNNNNNNNNNNNNNNNNNNNNNNNNNNNNNNNNNNNNNNNNNNNNNNNNNNNNNNNNNNNNNNNNNNNNNNNNNNNNNNNNNNNNNNNNNNNNNNNNNNNNNNNNNNNNNNNNNNNNNNNNNNNNNNNNNNNNNNNNNNNNNNNNNNNNNNNNNNNNNNNNNNNNNNNNNNNNNNNNNNNNNNNNNNNNNNNNNNNNNNNNNNNNNNNNNNNNNNNNNNNNNNNNNNNNNNNNNNNNNNNNNNNNNNNNNNNNNNNNNNNNNNNNNNNNNNNNNNNNNNNNNNNNNNNNNNNNNNNNNNNNNNNNNNNNNNNNNNNNNNNNNNNNNNNNNNNNNNNNNNNNNNNNNNNNNNNNNNNNNNNNNNNNNNNNNNNNNNNNNNNNNNNNNNNNNNNNNNNNNNNNNNNNNNNNNNNNNNNNNNNNNNNNNNNNNNNNNNNNNNNNNNNNNNNNNNNNNNNNNNNNNNNNNNNNNNNNNNNNNNNNNNNNNNNNNNNNNNNNNNNNNNNNNNNNNNNNNNNNNNNNNNNNNNNNNNNNNNNNNNNNNNNNNNNNNNNNNNNNNNNNNNNNNNNNNNNNNNNNNNNNNNNNNNNNNNNNNNNNNNNNNNNNNNNNNNNNNNNNNNNNNNNNNNNNNNNNNNNNNNNNNNNNNNNNNNNNNNNNNNNNNNNNNNNNNNNNNNNNNNNNNNNNNNNNNNNNNNNNNNNNNNNNNNNNNNNNNNNNNNNNNNNNNNNNNNNNNNNNNNNNNNNNNNNNNNNNNNNNNNNNNNNNNNNNNNNNNNNNNNNNNNNNNNNNNNNNNNNNNNNNNNNNNNNNNNNNNNNNNNNNNNNNNNNNNNNNNNNNNNNNNNNNNNNNNNNNNNNNNNNNNNNNNNNNNNNNNNNNNNNNNNNNNNNNNNNNNNNNNNNNNNNNNNNNNNNNNNNNNNNNNNNNNNNNNNNNNNNNNNNNNNNNNNNNNNNNNNNNNNNNNNNNNNNNNNNNNNNNNNNNNNNNNNNNNNNNNNNNNNNNNNNNNNNNNNNNNNNNNNNNNNNNNNNNNNNNNNNNNNNNNNNNNNNNNNNNNNNNNNNNNNNNNNNNNNNNNNNNNNNNNNNNNNNNNNNNNNNNNNNNNNNNNNNNNNNNNNNNNNNNNNNNNNNNNNNNNNNNNNNNNNNNNNNNNNNNNNNNNNNNNNNNNNNNNNNNNNNNNNNNNNNNNNNNNNNNNNNNNNNNNNNNNNNNNNNNNNNNNNNNNNNNNNNNNNNNNNNNNNNNNNNNNNNNNNNNNNNNNNNNNNNNNNNNNNNNNNNNNNNNNNNNNNNNNNNNNNNNNNNNNNNNNNNNNNNNNNNNNNNNNNNNNNNNNNNNNNNNNNNNNNNNNNNNNNNNNNNNNNNNNNNNNNNNNNNNNNNNNNNNNNNNNNNNNNNNNNNNNNNNNNNNNNNNNNNNNNNNNNNNNNNNNNNNNNNNNNNNNNNNNNNNNNNNNNNNNNNNNNNNNNNNNNNNNNNNNNNNNNNNNNNNNNNNNNNNNNNNNNNNNNNNNNNNNNNNNNNNNNNNNNNNNNNNNNNNNNNNNNNNNNNNNNNNNNNNNNNNNNNNNNNNNNNNNNNNNNNNNNNNNNNNNNNNNNNNNNNNNNNNNNNNNNNNNNNNNNNNNNNNNNNNNNNNNNNNNNNNNNNNNNNNNNNNNNNNNNNNNNNNNNNNNNNNNNNNNNNNNNNNNNNNNNNNNNNNNNNNNNNNNNNNNNNNNNNNNNNNNNNNNNNNNNNNNNNNNNNNNNNNNNNNNNNNNNNNNNNNNNNNNNNNNNNNNNNNNNNNNNNNNNNNNNNNNNNNNNNNNNNNNNNNNNNNNNNNNNNNNNNNNNNNNNNNNNNNNNNNNNNNNNNNNNNNNNNNNNNNNNNNNNNNNNNNNNNNNNNNNNNNNNNNNNNNNNNNNNNNNNNNNNNNNNNNNNNNNNNNNNNNNNNNNNNNNNNNNNNNNNNNNNNNNNNNNNNNNNNNNNNNNNNNNNNNNNNNNNNNNNNNNNNNNNNNNNNNNNNNNNNNNNNNNNNNNNNNNNNNNNNNNNNNNNNNNNNNNNNNNNNNNNNNNNNNNNNNNNNNNNNNNNNNNNNNNNNNNNNNNNNNNNNNNNNNNNNNNNNNNNNNNNNNNNNNNNNNNNNNNNNNNNNNNNNNNNNNNNNNNNNNNNNNNNNNNNNNNNNNNNNNNNNNNNNNNNNNNNNNNNNNNNNNNNNNNNNNNNNNNNNNNNNNNNNNNNNNNNNNNNNNNNNNNNNNNNNNNNNNNNNNNNNNNNNNNNNNNNNNNNNNNNNNNNNNNNNNNNNNNNNNNNNNNNNNNNNNNNNNNNNNNNNNNNNNNNNNNNNNNNNNNNNNNNNNNNNNNNNNNNNNNNNNNNNNNNNNNNNNNNNNNNNNNNNNNNNNNNNNNNNNNNNNNNNNNNNNNNNNNNNNNNNNNNNNNNNNNNNNNNNNNNNNNNNNNNNNNNNNNNNNNNNNNNNNNNNNNNNNNNNNNNNNNNNNNNNNNNNNNNNNNNNNNNNNNNNNNNNNNNNNNNNNNNNNNNNNNNNNNNNNNNNNNNNNNNNNNNNNNNNNNNNNNNNNNNNNNNNNNNNNNNNNNNNNNNNNNNNNNNNNNNNNNNNNNNNNNNNNNNNNNNNNNNNNNNNNNNNNNNNNNNNNNNNNNNNNNNNNNNNNNNNNNNNNNNNNNNNNNNNNNNNNNNNNNNNNNNNNNNNNNNNNNNNNNNNNNNNNNNNNNNNNNNNNNNNNNNNNNNNNNNNNNNNNNNNNNNNNNNNNNNNNNNNNNNNNNNNNNNNNNNNNNNNNNNNNNNNNNNNNNNNNNNNNNNNNNNNNNNNNNNNNNNNNNNNNNNNNNNNNNNNNNNNNNNNNNNNNNNNNNNNNNNNNNNNNNNNNNNNNNNNNNNNNNNNNNNNNNNNNNNNNNNNNNNNNNNNNNNNNNNNNNNNNNNNNNNNNNNNNNNNNNNNNNNNNNNNNNNNNNNNNNNNNNNNNNNNNNNNNNNNNNNNNNNNNNNNNNNNNNNNNNNNNNNNNNNNNNNNNNNNNNNNNNNNNNNNNNNNNNNNNNNNNNNNNNNNNNNNNNNNNNNNNNNNNNNNNNNNNNNNNNNNNNNNNNNNNNNNNNNNNNNNNNNNNNNNNNNNNNNNNNNNNNNNNNNNNNNNNNNNNNNNNNNNNNNNNNNNNNNNNNNNNNNNNNNNNNNNNNNNNNNNNNNNNNNNNNNNNNNNNNNNNNNNNNNNNNNNNNNNNNNNNNNNNNNNNNNNNNNNNNNNNNNNNNNNNNNNNNNNNNNNNNNNNNNNNNNNNNNNNNNNNNNNNNNNNNNNNNNNNNNNNNNNNNNNNNNNNNNNNNNNNNNNNNNNNNNNNNNNNNNNNNNNNNNNNNNNNNNNNNNNNNNNNNNNNNNNNNNNNNNNNNNNNNNNNNNNNNNNNNNNNNNNNNNNNNNNNNNNNNNNNNNNNNNNNNNNNNNNNNNNNNNNNNNNNNNNNNNNNNNNNNNNNNNNNNNNNNNNNNNNNNNNNNNNNNNNNNNNNNNNNNNNNNNNNNNNNNNNNNNNNNNNNNNNNNNNNNNNNNNNNNNNNNNNNNNNNNNNNNNNNNNNNNNNNNNNNNNNNNNNNNNNNNNNNNNNNNNNNNNNNNNNNNNNNNNNNNNNNNNNNNNNNNNNNNNNNNNNNNNNNNNNNNNNNNNNNNNNNNNNNNNNNNNNNNNNNNNNNNNNNNNNNNNNNNNNNNNNNNNNNNNNNNNNNNNNNNNNNNNNNNNNNNNNNNNNNNNNNNNNNNNNNNNNNNNNNNNNNNNNNNNNNNNNNNNNNNNNNNNNNNNNNNNNNNNNNNNNNNNNNNNNNNNNNNNNNNNNNNNNNNNNNNNNNNNNNNNNNNNNNNNNNNNNNNNNNNNNNNNNNNNNNNNNNNNNNNNNNNNNNNNNNNNNNNNNNNNNNNNNNNNNNNNNNNNNNNNNNNNNNNNNNNNNNNNNNNNNNNNNNNNNNNNNNNNNNNNNNNNNNNNNNNNNNNNNNNNNNNNNNNNNNNNNNNNNNNNNNNNNNNNNNNNNNNNNNNNNNNNNNNNNNNNNNNNNNNNNNNNNNNNNNNNNNNNNNNNNNNNNNNNNNNNNNNNNNNNNNNNNNNNNNNNNNNNNNNNNNNNNNNNNNNNNNNNNNNNNNNNNNNNNNNNNNNNNNNNNNNNNNNNNNNNNNNNNNNNNNNNNNNNNNNNNNNNNNNNNNNNNNNNNNNNNNNNNNNNNNNNNNNNNNNNNNNNNNNNNNNNNNNNNNNNNNNNNNNNNNNNNNNNNNNNNNNNNNNNNNNNNNNNNNNNNNNNNNNNNNNNNNNNNNNNNNNNNNNNNNNNNNNNNNNNNNNNNNNNNNNNNNNNNNNNNNNNNNNNNNNNNNNNNNNNNNNNNNNNNNNNNNNNNNNNNNNNNNNNNNNNNNNNNNNNNNNNNNNNNNNNNNNNNNNNNNNNNNNNNNNNNNNNNNNNNNNNNNNNNNNNNNNNNNNNNNNNNNNNNNNNNNNNNNNNNNNNNNNNNNNNNNNNNNNNNNNNNNNNNNNNNNNNNNNNNNNNNNNNNNNNNNNNNNNNNNNNNNNNNNNNNNNNNNNNNNNNNNNNNNNNNNNNNNNNNNNNNNNNNNNNNNNNNNNNNNNNNNNNNNNNNNNNNNNNNNNNNNNNNNNNNNNNNNNNNNNNNNNNNNNNNNNNNNNNNNNNNNNNNNNNNNNNNNNNNNNNNNNNNNNNNNNNNNNNNNNNNNNNNNNNNNNNNNNNNNNNNNNNNNNNNNNNNNNNNNNNNNNNNNNNNNNNNNNNNNNNNNNNNNNNNNNNNNNNNNNNNNNNNNNNNNNNNNNNNNNNNNNNNNNNNNNNNNNNNNNNNNNNNNNNNNNNNNNNNNNNNNNNNNNNNNNNNNNNNNNNNNNNNNNNNNNNNNNNNNNNNNNNNNNNNNNNNNNNNNNNNNNNNNNNNNNNNNNNNNNNNNNNNNNNNNNNNNNNNNNNNNNNNNNNNNNNNNNNNNNNNNNNNNNNNNNNNNNNNNNNNNNNNNNNNNNNNNNNNNNNNNNNNNNNNNNNNNNNNNNNNNNNNNNNNNNNNNNNNNNNNNNNNNNNNNNNNNNNNNNNNNNNNNNNNNNNNNNNNNNNNNNNNNNNNNNNNNNNNNNNNNNNNNNNNNNNNNNNNNNNNNNNNNNNNNNNNNNNNNNNNNNNNNNNNNNNNNNNNNNNNNNNNNNNNNNNNNNNNNNNNNNNNNNNNNNNNNNNNNNNNNNNNNNNNNNNNNNNNNNNNNNNNNNNNNNNNNNNNNNNNNNNNNNNNNNNNNNNNNNNNNNNNNNNNNNNNNNNNNNNNNNNNNNNNNNNNNNNNNNNNNNNNNNNNNNNNNNNNNNNNNNNNNNNNNNNNNNNNNNNNNNNNNNNNNNNNNNNNNNNNNNNNNNNNNNNNNNNNNNNNNNNNNNNNNNNNNNNNNNNNNNNNNNNNNNNNNNNNNNNNNNNNNNNNNNNNNNNNNNNNNNNNNNNNNNNNNNNNNNNNNNNNNNNNNNNNNNNNNNNNNNNNNNNNNNNNNNNNNNNNNNNNNNNNNNNNNNNNNNNNNNNNNNNNNNNNNNNNNNNNNNNNNNNNNNNNNNNNNNNNNNNNNNNNNNNNNNNNNNNNNNNNNNNNNNNNNNNNNNNNNNNNNNNNNNNNNNNNNNNNNNNNNNNNNNNNNNNNNNNNNNNNNNNNNNNNNNNNNNNNNNNNNNNNNNNNNNNNNNNNNNNNNNNNNNNNNNNNNNNNNNNNNNNNNNNNNNNNNNNNNNNNNNNNNNNNNNNNNNNNNNNNNNNNNNNNNNNNNNNNNNNNNNNNNNNNNNNNNNNNNNNNNNNNNNNNNNNNNNNNNNNNNNNNNNNNNNNNNNNNNNNNNNNNNNNNNNNNNNNNNNNNNNNNNNNNNNNNNNNNNNNNNNNNNNNNNNNNNNNNNNNNNNNNNNNNNNNNNNNNNNNNNNNNNNNNNNNNNNNNNNNNNNNNNNNNNNNNNNNNNNNNNNNNNNNNNNNNNNNNNNNNNNNNNNNNNNNNNNNNNNNNNNNNNNNNNNNNNNNNNNNNNNNNNNNNNNNNNNNNNNNNNNNNNNNNNNNNNNNNNNNNNNNNNNNNNNNNNNNNNNNNNNNNNNNNNNNNNNNNNNNNNNNNNNNNNNNNNNNNNNNNNNNNNNNNNNNNNNNNNNNNNNNNNNNNNNNNNNNNNNNNNNNNNNNNNNNNNNNNNNNNNNNNNNNNNNNNNNNNNNNNNNNNNNNNNNNNNNNNNNNNNNNNNNNNNNNNNNNNNNNNNNNNNNNNNNNNNNNNNNNNNNNNNNNNNNNNNNNNNNNNNNNNNNNNNNNNNNNNNNNNNNNNNNNNNNNNNNNNNNNNNNNNNNNNNNNNNNNNNNNNNNNNNNNNNNNNNNNNNNNNNNNNNNNNNNNNNNNNNNNNNNNNNNNNNNNNNNNNNNNNNNNNNNNNNNNNNNNNNNNNNNNNNNNNNNNNNNNNNNNNNNNNNNNNNNNNNNNNNNNNNNNNNNNNNNNNNNNNNNNNNNNNNNNNNNNNNNNNNNNNNNNNNNNNNNNNNNNNNNNNNNNNNNNNNNNNNNNNNNNNNNgttagtactgatgtaatggtagtagtagttagtggtaatgatgatataacttgtagtactgatgtaatggtagTAAGTGGTAATGATGATAAGtattgtagtactgatgtaatggtagtagtggtaatgatgatggtagttgtagtactatggaatggtagtagtagtagtggtaatgatgatagtagttgtagtactgatgtaatggtagtagtggtaatgatgatagtagttgtagtactgatagtaatggtagtagtgggTAATTGATGATGGTATggtgtagtactgatgtaatggtagtagtagtaggtggtaatgatgatagtagttgtgtactgatgtaatggtgaagatgacagTGCCTTAGTTATAAGTTAGTATATAGTTTCATTTTCCATGTTTagctttttatatttattacatttctactattgactgttaacattttattgttgttatttttgtatattatttattaccattttattattattgtttattgtttataattttattacaatgtatattgtatacattgttgctttggcaatattgacaatgtttgtcatgccaataaagcagcttgaatttgaattgactATATGTAATACACCTTGATTTAGGATACGTTATTGCAAGCTAAATGTTTCTGACAGTGATAGATGAGTAAACAATAAAATGAGCTATACCACCTCCTTATTTGCCCAGCCAGAGATcaattaaccaaatatacagacGGGAGATTTGGTGAACAAAATCACATTTAGGTTGGGAGTAGCGCAGGCTACTGCGAGAGTGAAGCTACATAAAACGCTAGCAAACTGTTATGATCAGCTAAtctatcacacaacacacacacac
This genomic interval from Salvelinus sp. IW2-2015 linkage group LG22, ASM291031v2, whole genome shotgun sequence contains the following:
- the LOC139022764 gene encoding arf-GAP with Rho-GAP domain, ANK repeat and PH domain-containing protein 1-like isoform X1; the protein is MCVFCFQDYRLGIGITSIDMNVGNVKDTDRRSFDLTTPYRIFSFLADSEQHKEQWVEAMRDAIGEALSNSEVANQIWAEPSNSCCADCGADKPEWAAINLCVVVCKRCAGEHRGLGPSISKVRSLKMDRRVWTEELIQVFLLLGNERLNRFWAANIPPSEALSPTSCSEDRRRFISSKYRQGKYRKYHPLYGNQRELNNVRTTFI
- the LOC139022764 gene encoding arf-GAP with Rho-GAP domain, ANK repeat and PH domain-containing protein 1-like isoform X2 yields the protein MRDAIGEALSNSEVANQIWAEPSNSCCADCGADKPEWAAINLCVVVCKRCAGEHRGLGPSISKVRSLKMDRRVWTEELIQVFLLLGNERLNRFWAANIPPSEALSPTSCSEDRRRFISSKYRQGKYRKYHPLYGNQRELNNVRTTFI